Part of the Lotus japonicus ecotype B-129 chromosome 6, LjGifu_v1.2 genome, GCAATGGGTAAAAGAAATTCTTTATAATTTAGTCTCGTTGatcttaattaatatataaatatattaaagtttttttaaaggaaaataTTAAAGTTAAAACGTAATAAACGAAATCATAtgtcttattttttttacataatttaCAATTTTGTGTTCTTTTATtagacaataattttttttttcgtgaAGACaataatttaactttttttttttggtcaatgataGTTATATTAAGCAAAGGCCCAAGGCCGAGCCCACAAAGGGAAGAAACAAGAGGCTGGAACACGTTAGCCAGCAAGAAAGATATTCTCCACTTGGTAAAAACAAAGGAAGCAAGTGGTCCCTCTAGACTTAGAAAAGCTAAATGCACATGGGAAGCAACAGAGGCTTGAATTACTCCAACCACTTTTCCAAAGAAACAAGCGGCAATAATGCTGATGGGAAAGTACTTGTGCAATGGTCTTATCTCTTCCAAGAGGCCATGGACAATCAAGCAAAATCTGCAATTTCTTCAAGACCGGCAGAGACAAAGCTTGCTACCAAGATAGACTTCAACCAGGGATGACAAGGAAGGTCTAAAGGCAGTGAGAAGGAACATGTGTTCAGAATCCAACAGCAAGATCTCCAACTCAGTAAGCCATTATTTGAAGCATCTTCAACAAGGCTCTCCGAAGCTCCCAACCAGTCACTCTGATGGCAATAGGAGCAAAGGATGAGACCAGGGAGGAGTAACTAGAGGAGAGTGAGGCATCCCTGAAGACAAAAGAGCAGGTTGCAAGGCATGGGCATGCAAGTCAGAGCCAAGAACAGAGAGAGCCTTGTTTAAACTCCATCAAGAGTTGTGGGCACTTGGGAAGCCATTTCTGAGAGCTGCTGCTTTGGCATCCTCCACTAAGGCCCAACGAAGCTCCTGAGGGGGGCTAAACAACCAGTTATCCAATAACTTGTTTTCCCTGCAAAGTTTTGCAACTTAATTTAACTTGAACATATACAAGTAGGCATGCCTATATTTGCAATTAATATGCACCATTTTTTTTGGAACAACAAAAAGAGTATATTGTTTTATCAATTAATGAAGGATTTCATTAAAAAAGGCCCATAGAAACTTGATACACATACAGCTGAAGCTACAAAGGCTGAGTATATGAATATATGTTTGAGAACAATGAAAACAATCTGTACAAAAATCTCAAGCATAAAGTAAAAAACCCAAGAAGCCGAAAACGAACCCCAagccaattaaaaaaaaagccaaTTAAGAAAAAACTTGAACCTTCCAAATCCAAGCTAAACAAAATCCCCAAACCCCTTTCCTCTTTACTTTTTTTCAAGTGGATTAGTGGTGGACAAATAATAAGACACTTAATAgaatataaatattttgataTGCTCAAATCTTATCCAACTATGACGAATAAGCATAAAGAAAAAGAgatgatataaatttaaaatttaacaaaaTTTGCATAAAAAGTCAAAAGTCAATATTCCAATAATTCCAATGCTTAGCATCTAAGAAAAAGACTAGTAGGGGAAGAAGTTATGTCAAAAGTACCTCATTGACCCTTCAAACCAAAGCAAAGTGAACATGCCATTGGTGGCACACTGTAACTTCAAATAAACAATCCCACAGAGAATCCAAACCTCCTTCCCTCGCAACCACATAAAACGAGGGAGAAACACTCGTGAAACTCTCATCATCGCAGAGAAGAAAACACAGAGAGAAAGCGAAAATGGCAGCAGTTGGTGGCGCTAGTGAAGTTCCTGGAAACCAGAACAGCCTTGAAATCGAGAATCTCGCTCGCTTCGCCGTTGAAGAACACAACAAAAAACAGgtcgaaaaaaataattaattatatatatatatatatatatattttttttttctgcatttTGTTCTTATTAGGTTAACCCGATTATTGGTTTTTGCTATGATCTGAAAATTCACACGTTGTTTGTTTGATTAAGAATGATTCATTTTTGGGATTTTCATCTAGGttttagttagttagttagttagttagttagttagttagttagttagttagttagttagagaTTCTGATTGATTGGACAAacatgttttattttgttatgttatgttgtgtttggttttttttagaaattaatttttgGATTGTGTGCAGAATACGCTTCTGGAATTTGGAAAGGTGGTTAGTGCTACACAGCAAGTGGTTGCTGGTACCTTGTATAAGATCAAGCTAGAGGTAAATGATGGTGGGAAGAAACAGGTATATGAagctaagatttgggaaaagcCATGGTTGAACTTCAAGGAGTTGCAGGAGTTCAATCTTGTCGGAGATGCGTCTGCCGAGTAGGTTAGTATATTGAATTTGATTACACTATTCAATTGCCCCTGCttgattttttaatatgaaGTTGTTATGATTAATGCAAAAGTGCAAATCTTCAATATTAGTTACTGCTTACTAGTGTTTTTGGCCATTCTGAAGATGACAAATAAATTTAGAATAAATGGTGGAAAGACAAATAGGTGGAAGTATGGAATCAGTTTTTGGTTTGATAATGAGATTTATTTGCCAGTTACAGCGCTTCTGATATTGATAAGTGAAAATGTTCATCCACTTTTGTTGCTACTTTGTCAAAACCTGAACAAGATGTAGTTTTATGATGTGTAATTACTTATTCCTATATAGGCccatttggaagagcttatcttATAGTTACTATAAGCGCTTATGCAAGTATTTGAGAGGTCTTATGTCCAACTTATTTCTATAAATTTCTCAGATTAGTTTATAAATAAGTGCATATGCAATATGCACTTCTTGCCATAAGCGTTTAATTAAGTTATTTACCCAAACACAGCCTTAGTGTTTAGCCTGCTATATATAACTAGACAATAAGTTGCTGCTCATCCTTGCCACAGTTTTCATCAATGCTGATGAATCAGCTTTGAGGGTAATGAAAGTGATATACTCTCATCATGAAGTTTGACATAAGTAAACTTATGCAATTGAATTAGTTGTTTTTCAATTCACTCATTGATGAGGTTGACTGTTTATTTCTTTTCCTTCCTCTATTCACAAAGGTAATTCTATATCATTTGGaagtgaaattttttttatcataaaacTTCCCCAGACTATTTATGGAATTGGGACACGGGAGAGTGGAGAGCAACCTTTTAATTTGCTTTATCTCTGCTCCTTTAAGAGCTCCGGTAGTGTATTAGATCGCTTACTTAGGACTCTTGTGTTGCAATTGTTAGGATGCAGAGAAACTGTTTTAGAAGGTAATGAATCTTCTCGTGTGAAAACATTGTATCTATCCTTTTCTTTTTACACATGAAATCTTAACGTTGGAGGACTAGTTCCTGTTTTAAAGTGAGGTATTTTCAATGTCTCCATTACTCAAACCTTTTACAGTTTTACATTTCTTTGCTTGTCCTGTACCAGGATCTCTGTATCCTGTATTCGTGCTAGCATCAATTGAGCTTTGCTGCCTATATGGAGTTATAATATGCATTAGGATGTTGCTTGCGTTTTTACCATTAAACATAACCACTGAGTAATATTGTTCCAAAGATAACTACAGTGGAAAGTATCTTCCCTCTCTCCAAGAGAGTAACTGAAAGATCACAACTTTTTCTCAATTCTGGTGCAGCCATTCCATTTTCCCTTCAACTCCCTAGTTCTATTGGGATTATTAAACAAGACTTCCCTGACTTTTTCAGGTCGATGAACGATGAAGATTATGTGCGTCCAGCCTGTGGCTCGAAGGTGATAAGCGTAACGATATGTAAAACTAAGCCATGTATGTACTTAGACCCCCACTCCACCCAAAAAAACTTTTGTATGAAATAAATGTTGCTAGCTATTACCTTCGGGTTTGATATTTGAAGTCGAAACACTACACGCTTTGTATTCATCTGGAAACATATTAAAAGGTTACCTACAAGAAATCTATGGTCTTTTTTGTGTACATCTTATTATCTATTGATGTTCCATATGTAGCAATCTGAAAGAAATTTTACTGGGACGAGGTTACTAAACTTAATTCATGTTATTTGTCACTTAATATAACAGCTTACTGTAGGAACAAAGATAGGCTCCTACTAAGATTCTATATATGACAAAATGTTTGGGAACCTATATGAGCCCTACAAAGATACTTTGGTGGTGAAACGATCGGAAAGTGTTGGCTATTTGGCAATAAGGTTTGGATTTGTCCTCAGTGGTAGGAAGGTTGTCAATAGCGCGTGAAAGCGGCTGTCCATTGCAACCAATGACCACTTATACTTTTTTTGACGTGTCATATTTTTCTATGATGAGGTCAAAGTCTACTATTTCCATTTGATGTTCCTTTCTCTATCTCACTAATAGAATTTTGTTATGTCATTTAATAACCACAGAAATAAGGTTACAAATGAACTATTCATACcattttttaattgacatgacatGATTTTATTAGTGAGATAAATAATGGAACATCAAATGAGGAGATTCCTATGTCGTGTCTTGACTGTCATATCAGAGAAAAATTTGGTAATTGCGTAAGACTCAAATATGccatcaagtttttttttatcagcataTGCCAtcaagcttttttttttatcagcataTGCCATCAAGCTTTAAATCTACCACTTTTAACATATTTATTATTGCGTCCATGGCTTCAACTCTGATAGGCATGAATGGGATTGTTCATTAGCCAAACATATCAACTTTAGATTAAGagttggtataatttttttccaacaaatgagcatcttcaattttttttatcctaTCTCCTCATTTGATTAGCAATTGCcaggacttttttttttgacataatTGCCAGGACTTTTCTAAATTAATCataaatggattttttttttgggtcaataatcataaatggatttttttttggtcaaaatcaTAAATGGATTCAGACTCCTTCATTTGCAAGGATATAGCAGTTAAACTCACCTttcatggtttttttttgtcaatcacCTTTCATAGTTTGAAGATATACCTCTTTTACATTATCAACTACATCATGGATATTTtgctttgacaaaaaaaaaaagaagaatatctcaaaaaaaaaacgcTTGTTTGGCCTTTTTTGCAATTAAAACATTCTAACGCTGGGAAAGATGTTAAGACCATGTTGATCCATTTTACGATTCATTCGCATTGTGTTATGTTGGGCTTGATTCTCCTCTCCTTCATTTGATAGCTTTCATATCCTTGGGctcaatttttcttttggtcAAAAATCATATTTCATGATTCGTAAGTTCTTTTGAAAACACCATTTAGGTCAGATTAAATtgcaataattatttattcacacctcattttgaagtggaatgaggtggaggaagagagagataggaagaaaagaaaaagtaagagtgagaaagtataagatgtgatagatgataagaggagagagatagaaataaaaataggtggaaatgaagtgtataaaaaaagaggtgtgtatatatcattacccacccattaaattgtaaaattaaattttcgtGTTTGAGAAGTAGGAGATCTAATATTTAGATGGAGATTAGGGGTTGCTTTCTGGTTGTGATTAGTGTTAGGTTTCTGTTTATGTTAGGGTTTCGATAGTCAGTGTCTCAAGTATTCTAGAGCATGCTAGCTTGTTTTATAATCTATAATTCTATATTTGTGGTGTTAGGTTGTGAATTCTCTCTCTAGGGTTTGATATCATTGATTTGTAAGCGTCGTGACTTGACATTTGTCTTAGTCCAACGTACCATTGACATAACAAAAAACACAACTATTTTGGGtaaaaaaatgatattcaaaATAGTATAATAAATTCatactaaataaaaaaaacgcAAGAGAATTTAAATCCAAGCTACTCAGGTTAATGCTCATAGATTTTGATGTCATCTTGCGACCTCCCGTAGTTGTCCGCGATGCTCTCATACTATGGAGGATGGCTTGCATTGTTTGAGAGATTTCCCCCCACTCTTGTGAAGTATGGTTGCAGTTCCATACTTTACGTTGGTCAAGCTTCAACTCACCCACTGTTCAAGCGTGAATTAAGTCCCAAGTTGGAGGGGACAATGCTTCTTTGTTTGTTGAGAGCCTCTAGGGCCTTTAATAGTGGCGGAATAGACTATTTTTGGGGGAGAAGCGATGGAGGTGGCTTATGTTTGTGAGTGGGCTCGACAAGAATATAGTGACTATGTTTGATGTCTTGGGATTCATGGGCTTAAGGAGTTTGGCGTGTTGGAATCTACGCGTTGGGCGGTGCCTTCGACGGGCTTCATGTCCCTCATGGTGGATGGTACATACAACAACGAGCTCCATCGCGTGGGCATGAGAGGTGTGCTTCGTGACTCTTCTAGTGTTTGACTTGGTGCTTTCTCTGCAGGCACTCTTGGATGGACACCCTTCTAGCTGAAAATCGGTCTCTAGCTGGCATGACAGAAGCAGTTTAGGAATGTGATATGTGGCTCCGATTGTATAGAGCTGGTGAATTCGCTACAATTATCATGTATATGGAAGTGCGTGGCTTGATATGCACCTTGTCTGAGATGTTCGTTTTAAAAATGTGCGTCGTGACGCTAATGATCCTGGATTGTCTAGCGGGGATTAGTGTTGATTCCCAGTGTGCTATGGCGGGAGTTGGACTTCTCTTGTCTCAGGTTTTCCTTTTCTAACTTGAGATTTATTAGTTATGGagttttattgtttattttttttcattcaccCAAAAACCCAACCCCAAATTACTCGTGAAGTTTGTTATTTACCAAACTTAAGAGAAAATACAAAAcctcctttcaaaaaaattgattttattcaAGGCATTCAATCTATAATACAGCTTTCCATGTGGGTGATATAGTCGAGGATGAGGAGTTGAGCTTATTATAATATCATTTGTCCCTTAAGAGAAAATAAGTTGATTTCATAGTCTTCACTAAACTTTGACCTATGTCATATGCCAGTAGCATCTCGAATCTCGAATATGGAGACTTAGGATTTAACTTACTTTTTGTGGGCATGTACTGCTATATAGGATTTAAGGTATTCACTAGGTCCTGATGCACATTTCGCTCCAATGGTTTGAATCTTACTTAACTTTTAGTTGAACCCACAATAcccaaaataattatattatttattttacatttcttgtattgaatgaaagagaaacaatgattattttatttaagatctcacTTTAGAGGGTAGCGAGCTAAGATACGGATCTTAGCTTTTGTTAAGATCGCATGCCATGCAGGACAATTCCAGTGGTGAGATCTTACTAGATCTgaatcttattttaagatctcAGTTAAGATTtttattggagatgctcttataaaAGACAAAGAAATAATGAAGTCAACTATAAAGATAATTCATTATGTTAGATAAGGCCATCCAGCTCCAAAGCTTTGTTATAACTAGGagtaatattaataattaattataaataaattgtttttactttagttatttttatttttcttgaatCTTATATAATAGTTTTggtaagtttaatttttttggtacatcgaaaagataaattgcacccgtaaAAAATCGATCTCTGAACCtacccctacccaacccatatgtctccCAGCTCCTACCATGTGAGCTATCCTACTAAAACTCTGGTAAGTTTAATTACTCGTAAAACATGAATTGACTTTagtttaattaaatattaatgatGCTTGATAGAATATTAATTTTTCCCGCATTAGTTGTGGTAAAAACGTTGGAATGACCAACATTAGTTAGCACAACTGACTTCAGATTATGGATTTAACTGTCACCTTCCCATAGGTCAAGTGTTTGAATTCTCCTGAGGTCAGTAAAATATCAGTTGGTGCGCAACCCTACTCAAGGAGGCCTTCCAGAGCTCTTACCATAACTggaccttttttatttttaattgttgCAGAGGGGTTAAATGGACTGTTTTTAAATGCAGTAAGGTTGGGGAGGTTTAAAGGGTATCAGGTGGGGCGGGACAACGAGTTACAGGTCTCTCTACTTCAATTTGCTGATGATGCTATTTTTATTGGGGAGGCCTCAGTGCAGAACTTGGTGGTGTTGAAATGTGTGTTACGCTGTTTTGAGCTAATTTCTGGGTTGAAAGTTAAttttcacaaaagcaagttggcTACAGTTGTGCTTGAGCTCGGGGTTCCACAGCAGTTTGCTTCTTATTTGAACTGTAAGGTAATGCTTATCCCCTTTGTGTATCTGGGTATTCCCGTGGGGGGAAGGCCAAGTGGTGTCAGCTGTGGGAGCCAGTGATAAAGAAGATAAAGGATAGACTATCAAGTTGGAAGCGGAAATCTATTTCTTTTGGGGCGAGGATTTGCCTTATTCAAAGTGTGCTCACAGCGCTCTCGTTATTTTATCTGTCTTTCTTTAAGTTACCGACATGTGTGGTGACTATTTGTAATCAGATTATGAGAGCTTTCCTTTGGGGTGGTGGTGAGTTATAGCGCAAAATTGCTTGGGTAAAGTGGATGGATATTTGTAAGCCTAAGGACGTAGGTGGGTTAGGCATAAAAGATTTATCTGTTTTTAATAAGGCGTTGTTGGGAAAATGGATGTGGAGGATGAGAGCTTAAAAGGATAGTTTATGGTGTCGTGTGCTGAGTGCTAAGTATTCTCCTGAATTCAGTATGCAGGATTCACCATGGTGGAAAGGGGTAAAAGAAGCTTGTGGGGATGATGATTTGGGTTTGTTCCATGATGGCATGTCTAAACAGGTCCGGTGTGGGGATGCAACACGGTTCTGGAGTGAGGATTGGACGGGGGGAGGTAGCTTTCGTGAGAAGTATTATAGGTTGTATAACCTGTCCAAAGGTAAACGCTGTTGTATTTCAGACTGCGGACGATCGAACCAAGGGATATGGCAATGGGAGTTCACATGGCGCAGACCACTGGTAGGGAGAGAGATGGGGTGGCTAGAGGAGTTGCGCCAAGAGCTATCCTTGGCCCAACTAACAGAAGGGGTACCTGATAAGTGGGTGTGGTTGCCAAACACGGAGGGTGTTTATTCAGTTAATTCAGCTTATTTATTTTTGCAGGGACCAATGTTACCGGAGCCAGATACTGTGTTTTCAATTGTTTGGCGGGCACTTGCACCATCTAATGTGAAGGCATTTGCTTGGAGGTGTTTGTTAAATAGATTGGCCACATCAGACAATTTTCTTAAGAGGGGGGTGCTGACTCCTCGAGATGATGCGGTCAATAAATTTTGTTCCattgaagcagaatcttgttcTCATCTTTTGTTTTCATGTCCGGTTTCCATGGATGTGTGGAAGGAAGTGTATAAGTGGCTTGGAGTCTCTACTGTGCTTCCAAAAGATGCTAAGAGTCACATTCTTCAATTTCAGCAAGGTTGGAGTGATGCTAATTACAGGGGAATGTTTCCCATATGGTTGGCAACAGTATGGACCATTTGGCTTCTGAGGAATGAGCTAATTTTTAGAGCTGGTGTCGTTTGTATTCCGACAGCATTAGAACTAATTAAATGGAGGTCTTGGCAATGGGTGAAGGCACTTATTCAGAGATTTACTTATTCCATGGCTGAGGGGTATGCTGAACCTTTACTGTGCATTCAACATGTCTGAAGTCCAAGTTGATTTGTTTTGGCATCTGTGGAATTTTATCTGATATGTGGTGGTGCTGGATTAATTACTTGTAGCTGGTCTTGCATTGTGTTGTTGTTTCGTCTTCTTGGTTGGTTTGGGTACTGTAATACAATTTAATAGCTTAATGTGGTGAGGTTGGGTTTCAAagggattttgttatttttttagctATCTGTTTTGGATAGcttctttgtttttaatttgttcttGACTCTTCTATGTATTAAGGgttgagtaccccttgtactcccatTAATGCaaaatttgcttataaaaaaaatggacCTTTTTTGGCTTCTACAATATGCCACTAACACCCTAACTAGTATCCAGTAGTATAGAGATGTGTTTTCTCTAAAAAAAAGGGGTTAGAATGTGGTTTtcttatgagtttaatggatatgcactgtcagagttttacactgacatccAATCAATGTTTGCCACGTAACAGAGAGAGTcacattcatttttaattttaattaaaataaaaacatatttgcttatttggcggaattcaattggatgtcagtgtaaaattattttacattgACCGTGCATATccattatataaattattttcttattacaAGTGGCAAATCACATtttactattttaaaaaaaaattagggtaaaatattaaaattcaaTACAAAGTTGTTCACTATAATTGttccataaataaataaataaagatagaatATGTGACAAATTTAATAAAAGGATTCCGTTCCTAATTTAAAAATTCCCAACTTCATCTTTAAAAGGTTaatatttgtttaaaaaaaggTTAATATTGGcgatttattttcaaatttaccCATAATAGTGGCAAATTTTAGAGATGGAATAAAAATAATCGCTAACATacacaaattaaaattaatgatGATATTTTCCATGAAAAACATCTTTCTTAAAATCTGTTACtgattttatctttattatttatcaatctagaatttattttaatattttgttgtaatagtttaaactttaaaaGAGTGGATTGTCTTTTAAAATACTAGAAAATCATGTTTTCTAAttctctttttagtttttaaattacAGTTTTTTATGTTGGAAAACACTTCATTAAAAcaactttttccttcttttattttaaatatatttaacaaAAGCTGCAATTAATAaagttattaattattttttgagtGCTAGGTGATAGAAATGCCTGGTTTTATATAGATTGTTATTGTGATGTGTACTCACGTGACATTTATTGCttagttgaatcttcacaagcCACATATTTTTTGAGTGATGACAAATTTAAAATGACTAAATGTTGGACATTATCCTTGAGTGTTAGCTTAAGTAGT contains:
- the LOC130726541 gene encoding cysteine proteinase inhibitor-like translates to MAAVGGASEVPGNQNSLEIENLARFAVEEHNKKQNTLLEFGKVVSATQQVVAGTLYKIKLEVNDGGKKQVYEAKIWEKPWLNFKELQEFNLVGDASAE